The following coding sequences are from one Nymphalis io chromosome 5, ilAglIoxx1.1, whole genome shotgun sequence window:
- the LOC126768715 gene encoding uncharacterized protein LOC126768715, with the protein MTSTLRFQLLICLMVYASSVHSIMVKYGTKDGPIEPPTPEPLPPQQPYRAPAPVWEERSDDSPDPNAHWKPQLFIPQPRYTQVIFNPPAPTQQPLNNAQRFANSYKPTYQPIKAQPIRDYLTPAQILSSRSIPGVGIRYFVPAYVNDLQARKDDKRKEDAKHNDIETNEISETNQESSSDLLWQYEKEATKRTLRNTLEGTARSIYVWPAYVQPRH; encoded by the exons ATGACTTCCACGCTGAGGTTTCAG ttGCTGATCTGCCTGATGGTGTATGCGTCTAGCGTACATTCTATCATGGTTAAGTACGGCACCAAGGATGGGCCCATAGAGCCACCGACGCCCGAACCGCTGCCTCCGCAGCAGCCGTACCGAGCGCCAGCTCCGGTCTGGGAAGAGAGATCAGATGATTCTCCAGACCCTAATGCCcattg GAAACCTCAGCTCTTCATACCTCAGCCAAGATACACACAGGTTATCTTCAACCCACCCGCACCCACTCAGCAGCCGCTAAACAATGCACAGCGCTTCGCCAACTCATACAAACCAACATATCAACCAATCAAAGCCCAGCCGATTCGAGACTATTTGACACCAGCTCAAATACTCAGCTCTAGAAGCATACCCGGCGTCGGAATCCGCTATTTCGTTCCAGCTTATGTCAATGACTTACAAGCTAGAAAGGACGACAAGAGGAAAGAAGATGCCAAACATAACGATATCGAAACGAATGAAATTAGTGAAACAAACCAAGAATCCAGTTCTGATTTACTTTGGCAATATGAAAAAGAAGCCACAAAAAGAACTCTTAGAAACACGTTAGAA ggCACAGCGAGATCGATCTATGTGTGGCCGGCGTACGTGCAACCTAGGCATTAA